TAGGAATTGTCTCTACTTCATATGCATATTAATTAGCACATTATATTTTCAATcctattttgtttaattgttattttaggCTAAGCGAATGGATGTTGTGTGGGGAGAAACAGCTGGTGTGGATGGGCAGTTGTGGCTGTTGTGTCCTATACTCTTCATTCTGCAGGTATTTATGCTACCTCTTAACTGATGTTCTCATATACAGATGGAACAGGCCTGCTCTTTGCATCTTTCTACTAATCATAATCTCAGACATAATTTTGTATATACTTTGTATGGTTTGAACAAATGAAGCAAAGTGTTAATCTGATAGCAATTGAATATTGCATTACAAACATGAACTCATTCCAGCCTGGTTGCCAAAGGCTGTAGTTTTCACTAAATTATTTTGGTGGGCTAGGAAATTCATGTTCTTTTGCtgtgaaattgagtttgatgcAAAGACATGCTTACTTGAATGAAGTAGGCTAAGGAGCATAATGAACCACTTGTTTGGAATTGACTAGAAACTAGAATTGATTTCAATGCTTTAAGTgaattgaattgattgattCTCTAATTGAATTCTTGGATTTGAAACTTGTTTTAAAATTGTGGTATTCATTTGAATTGAGTTACTCGAAATACATCTTTCACCCAACTTGCCCTCTTCCCAACCATCATTTTCTGTCTTATCTCTCTCatttattgatgtgattaaaGAGAGTGAAAGAGATCCAACACAGCCAATGGCTATGGCTGTTCTTCCGGACTACATGGCCTGGAAAAGAAATAACTCTTTCTTATAAAATCTCGCGTACAAATACTTATAATCCCCTACAACAATGGTAGCCCTTCAATGGTTATGCAAACCCTTATTAAAAGAAATCCTAGgcttaaaaataacttaatccGAGCTGTTCAAATAAATCCTAATAAAATAACAGATAaccaaaatagaaaaggaaaaaaacccaactAAAAGAAACCCAACAAACTTGACATTCTGCTTTGATGCTGCTCCTGCATCATTTATACCTGCCACCTCtatctaaactttattttattatttgaactTAACCAAACCACAACTAATCTTCTACCTGCCAAGCCTCCACAACAATAGATGATAGCTATAGACTAGAGATGAAAGTGCAGGATATAAATTCTTAACAAATATTCTATGGGCTAGCCATTTTCTGTATTACTTTCCAAGTCCAAGGGACCATTGCTGTAGACTTTATTAGTAGCATTCAAGGCTGGAGCGGAAAGGAAGGGAACAATGAACTGCTTGTATCCATAGATGCGGGATCAAATTGTTTCCAAGGAGCAGGGCAGCGATCCATGTAAAAGAGGGTTCTGTTTGGATAGACATGGCAGATGATACACCACCATAGAACCACTCTGTGTTTGCCTAAACCAAGAGTGAACATTCAACCAATTTTGCCTGAATCTTTCAGAcatagatatgttttttttttctttttgagaaaTTAACATCCAAACTACCACTAGCAACTTGATTGTGAGAGGATCCAGATTTCCACATAAAGGATGTGCCTCTATCATTAAAGAGTAAACCAACTGTATTGAGATTGAAAGCAACTGAAAGAAATTGAACCTAACAAAATCATGACTGCCACCaacaaatcaactcaaaattaatttgcTGTGACCATCTTCCCATTCTCCAAAGGTGTCTTTGGGACAAGATTGGTgttgaaggaaaacaaaaaaaaactttgcgaAGCAGACGAGGAGGGTGTTTTTGGGATAAAGTTGTCAACGGTCAATTCTGAAGCAAACTGCACCGACTTTGTATGTGCGTAATGTTCAATTCTGGTGGTGCAATTTGCCATCATACAGAAATTAATGGTTCTAACAAGTTGTGGAATTCATATCAGTTGCTTAGAGCTTTCCAAACCCTGGAATTGAGTAAATGGTGCTGAATTGATTTCATTTCTACCAAATTCTGAGGTTTCACAACAGGCAGGAAATTCTAGTTTAATCACGAGTGCCTCATTTGGGTTGGCAGGCATTGTGCTCGTTTAACAAAGCATCAACAGGCTTCCTCTTCAGCTGCACATTTGTTTGAAGGAAATTGAAGAAGCATTAGGTTTTTCAAATGATAATGCAATTAGTGTGATCTACTACTAGAAATTTTGACATTTGAATTGTTGAAGTAAGCATGATGGCCTGAGTTCAACCTGATTATACTGTAGTGCTTCTGGAATTGAGTTTTGACCTGAATAATTGTATGTGCTTCTGGACTTGATATAGGGTTTTGAGGCATATGTTGGACTACAGCTGCTCAGGACTGCATACAAGGGGGTCACCTACGAGTGGCAGGTATGCTTTTATAACTTTCTTTCCCCCATTTTAAGATCCAGCAATCTACATCCGTACAAATTTGCAGCATTCATTCAATTTGGTGACAGAATCCGTTTCTGGCAGGTTATTTTCTGTGGTGTCCTTTTGGTCTTTATGGCAGTCGGGAACTTCTTAAACACAGTAGAGATACTAATGGTGAAGTCAAGGTTTAAGGCAAAAATGAAAAGTAAGAGCAAGCAGTAAATGGATTGAGGCACTTCTAACCTTTAGGATCACTCCTTCCATTCTCCATAGAATCTCAATTTTGGAATGTTCTTTCACGCTTCTTGAAACATGTTTTGTTGAAGCTGAGGCAATGAAAGTTTCTCCTCCAGGCCTTCGTTTCATTATACCCCTTGCCATTTACGTGTTTATAGCTCCCATCCTAATCGTGGAACCTGGCCATGAAGTGAACTTGATCACTCAGAGAGATGGATGCAAATGGTCAGCAATAAAACCCCTCTTAAGTTATCTGTCATATGTCCTGTAATCTACTGTTTGGCTTTAGTTTAGGTAGAGGTCTGAGTTTCAGTCTCGCATAATGAAAGCGTGGTCCTTTGTCCTTGACAAGCTATTTACAAAGTTATCATAGGCGAGAATCTTGAGTTTTTGTTATCACACTTCAGAAAAGCATCTATAAAGAGATTGTGTTACCGGGAGTAGTGCAACCCTTTAATTTTCTCAAGTGTTGTGCTAAATCTTGCTGATAACtgtgctagtttttttttttttttttttttaaattgagaatcTGCCTGACTGAATCGGTGTTGTCGTCGTATTCGTTAAGCGGCTCACGTCCTCCCCACCTCTGATCAAATCACGGCGTCCTCTTTGCTCGGAAAATGGTAAGTGCAGTGATGGGAATCATTAAATGATTGGTCTTGACATTAATAAAGTAGATGCCATGCGAGAGTACAAAATGTTTCTGCAAGTGCAACTCTACTCATCATCAGTCTTGTTGAAAACTGAATTGTTATCCTCAGACCGGAAAGTGGCATCTGTGAATGCCAGGCATCGAATTCAGGTGACGGTACGGTCTCCGGGCTCCGTGGGTTGAAATGATTGTGTTTCCGGGCGATGATTTAGAAACCTGATGAGGGTTCTTGCAGAGCTTGTTTGTAAAACCAACCCATTcgtcaatttgacaaaaagacGCTTGCTTGCTCCATTTTTGCGGCTATCTGGGAATATCCTCTCTTCCAAGAACAAGTGATGTGACCGGCGGATTGAggcttgaattttatttatttacaatcattGTGGGATCTGACAGGCCTGCGTCACCAATTTGAAGAAATAGGGCAACGCCCTCTCGGTCCAATGGTACTCTCTACCCATGCGAAAAGCCTTCGAAGAAAGCTGTTTGAGATTACATCACTCGATTCAAAAGAGTGCAACCCAAGAAAGAGATTCCTTGCTTGGATAAGTggattcttttcatttcttaaatAATTCCTCAAAGTATCCAAAATGTTTGATTTCATCTCGTAAATTAATGCTATGTGCTACCATCAATTGTCGGGCGTGGATATCCACTAGCTAACTAAGGATATCCCATGGTTATAAAAATCCTAGGTTCGATCCTTTATGCGTaccctgtcacccccgcggtgtcttACTTGTTTACTGGccttgcaggatgttcaatgagcctggagattagttgtggtgcgctcAAGCTGGTCCAGACATCCcgggttatcaaaaaaaaaaaaaattcatttgaacTCATGATCCcgtttaaaatttgaattacgAGATAGCCAGATCAatctagattaatttaaaataatattattttaatttttttaaaaaatagttaagatGACAAGGAAAAAGATTTTGAGatctaatttaatataaaacctcactaaaatcaaaatttagatGAACAAACCTATGAGGTTAACCGTTACATCAGACGAGTTTAATAACATTCACCGTAGGCAAGGAACAAATGAGCAAACGTGGAATCCACAGGTAAACAGTGCACTGTCTCagcataatttaattaatctgcCAGCAAACTTGATGATAATTAGATGAACTGATTTGAACTGAACTCATCATTGAATAAACTTCAGACAATAATAATCCTTACAACCCtggaaaagtgaaaaaaaaataatatcttcgTGTGCGTGGTGCTTTCATGTAGGCTCCTGACAGCTGCAGCCCGTCCGTTATAATTCGTTCTTCATTATTATGTGATAACGTCCAACTCAATTATGacgattgaaaacaaaatagcaTATATAGTTGTTAAACTTTAGGTTTGTCATGTCAATCAGGAAAATTTAGAATTCAAAACCTAAGTTGTTGAAGTAAAATTTcaccatatttatttttattttttttaaaaattaaattattttttactttaaattaatatatttttaaatcattttgatatgctaatataaaaagtattattttaaaaaaatatttatttaatatatttcaagtaaaatatattttaaaaagcaaacgCAACTAcaaactcaaattttaattgaatcaaataagaaatattaataaaacaataaaatttacaataattttgGTTGATATGAACAAATTtaatccaaacttaattaaatcaatactataaaaaaaacatatttattttaataaaaaaagttgatccAATAATTCAAAATCCCTTTTCATTCCATTCACTAGATTGGATttgaaaactaatatatatatatatatatatatatatatatatatatatatatatatgtgagcATAGAAAATCATGAAGACGTACGGTTTTATTGCTGCTAGGACTTTTATGGCGTTTCCCTATTATAAATAACTTTAGTCAAAAGCTAACCCTataatttaataagaaattaacTCAGTAATTATTGGCAAAACCCAAAGAACAGTTAATGCATGCTCCTTCCATTCTTCACCAATCCCCACTCTATCGATCTCCCATCTTCCTCTCTGAAAAATAAAACGTCTGATGCATATTTAAAACTAATCAAGAGAAAAGTCCAGGCTGggttgtgtttatatatatatatatatatatatatatatatatatatatatataaaccctaaTAAGTGGTAGCCAACACCAACCAAACTACTCTTTCCCATGTGCTGAGCCTAAAATTGTATGATTGGTACTGTtgatatttctattattattattattattatttcttgctTACATCTGCCAACACTAAAATAACTGATCAAATCTTGGAAACCTGATTTTCaccatttaaatattttgaaaagaggAATCAATTACTGAGATAACGTATCATTGCTattttgggataaaaaaaaatgaagagaattGAAATAGAAGGGAAActctatttatatattttagaaacaggtttatttttatatttgtatcttCGTTTCTTCAAccaaacatggttttttttttgtttttacgaCGAAGCTATAACACTAAGCAAACGCAACTAAATATCGCATAAGTGACAACATTTACATGTATATCAATGATAATAAAGGGAGcaattgatgaaataaaaatgcataaataggttattgaaagaaataaataattacaatGGAAAGGGTGAAGAAGTGGGGGGAATGTGGTGATGGGCAGGAAAAATAAGAAAGCACATGCGTGGGTAGGGCATGCCATGCTTTGATGTAAGATTTACAAGATAAGTggattagagagagagagagagagagagagagagagagagaggcagagagagagagagagagagagagagagagagagagatgcagaGAGAGCCATGGCTGTAGCTAGTTGGATGTGTAGTGAGTGGGGAATTATGGGACAGCAATTTCAACATGGCTACGCACATCTGTTGCTGATGGTTCTTGTCAAAATTAATGCAGATCCCCCATTATTACACTGCTGCGGAACCTCTtccattttctaattatttcccttttttttccttttattttgaagtttagCCGACAgtaccataatttttatttcattttgattagttttcgtatctttaaaacaaattaatctctCTTCAATCTCAGTTCTAGCTcaaactatatttatttatattccaACAGGTACTGTAATATTTACTAGAAATTTCTCTGTAGCATGaggaataattgttttttttggaataaattgATATGTTAAAAGAGCTAACCAGTCAAAAACAAGatacaagaaagaaaagtataaaaaaaaaatgaaaagagaatcacaaaaataaaaagcaaacaaaaaaagaaaaaaaagtcaacaaataCATAACCGAAAAAAGAACATCgaattgaagaagatgatacaCCATGGTTAAAGCCTTGATTTAGTGTTAGACCAATCTATAATACTTTCATGTTCCATAATTAAAGCAGTGTCAGAAATTATGAAGAATTTATTTGTAAACTTGAGCCAATTTCagaaataataaagaattaaaaaaaaattatcttcgaAGATCGCAGTTTCATCATTGAAGATTACCTTTTTCCTCAACACGAAGAATAATTGTAATCACTACATGGACCAACATAAGTTCAATACTAGTATGATAATCTAATAAATGATgtataacaataattattagtttttaaaagttttagattcatatttgttttttatatttgcatataaaaaatcattaataaatattataaaaaatataaatttaattattttttaaggtaaatTTGAAAAGTGTCTAAAATCCGCACTcccaaacatattattattttatttagtattgtgaagtatattgtttttttataagtaatttttgcttggaaatacatttaaataaatttttttaataattaattgaaaaacaattcatgtaattcaaatataattctaaatacattccaaacacaattttaaatataaaaacaaaagatgttCAAGTATGTTGATATATAAAAGTGGTtgctctcaaattatttttcaaaatttatataatagtAATGAccataagaaaattattttttctcaagatttatatatttaagaAGATAATAAATAGATATCtcttaacttttgatttaaaggtaaaaaatatataaaaaaactagaataatAAATGAGTTCTTTCTCTGTcagatatataataattaattaaaggataaaactaGAGCTCGCTGTGTTTGCCATCATCAGTTAATAAATTGGACCACTGAAATTCAGATTCCTAACTTCATTTCTACCCTACAGGAAGAAAGTGATCGAGGGAGACAGTTTCTTGCTTAATCTGTGCTGAGGTTCtggagatttatttatttatttattttttaaagaaaaacagtcCATCAACAGCTGTTTTGATTGGAAAtacattattttgtttgtaatataataatgtttgtATGCGTCAATGATGTTGTTTGTCCCCAGACCATGACAgtgcaatatttatttatttatttttccttaaataAATGTACGATAgactttcttaattattatttccacttatatatatcatatccttcttcattaaaaatactataaaatcctataaattaataattaacactAAACAAGAGAGTTGGattatctatattaattaaatctaaatctTTCTTAGATTTACATGTTGGTATCGAAGCAGTAAGAATTGCCAATATTACCAATTAAGGCTACTGAATTATTCACTCTGGCCAAAGGAGCACGAAATTGTAATTTCTTTAATACAATGCATCtaattaggttaaaaaaaaaaaaacttatcactTGTTTGGCTGTAATTGAACcgctgttttgttttctttaatttctttaatttgttttccctctttttttttttttttgcaatactTTTGTCTATACGTGCACATATAtacacttgaaaatatattaagtattttctcacacaaaaaaagaagcaataattttttaagattaggAAACCACAGTTATTACTTAATTAATAACACCTAATCAAATTGGCTTTACTTATGCTCTAATGGAATTTGATCTTAGAAGTTTGATTAATTAGTCATCGACTTCATTActaaattaactcaaaaattaattaaggagagtaataaatattatctttttgaaaaatttaatatggATTTAATATAAGCAAGCAGAGaataattattgtaattaatCACTGTAAGAATgctgaattaaaagaaaaaaaaagagtttgattACATTGTAAATAAAGATGAAGAATTCCTAGAAAACCACCCAAGATTGGTCATTAAGCTCATGCAAAGCAAGAGAAAGTACTTAAGCAATGCTTatgaatcaaagaaaaatattaaaattaattaattaacaagatCAGCTAGCTTCTTCTAATGATTATACGATCGCAAATTACCAGCATGCATATTAATTgctctaattaattaacttgtatAATTTCTTGCTATCACTCCACAGCTTCTTCTTCTGGGCTGCTTCTGGGCTAGCTGCTGTCTTCAGTCTGATGATCTCTTTGATGATGTTGACATGGATAAATGACTAAGCTTTtgctggctggctggctggctgcTAGCGAGCCAGATAGGCTAGGCAAGCTTATTTTGGTCTTAATTCCTTGATCAATCCTCCTGTCTTGTCTTGAACAAACAGGTGCTTTATTCAACaacaaatcaataaattgaaagaaaaagtgaTACAAATAGTGGCGATGATTGCCATGCAAAATGACATTTCATCGCAGCAAAGCTACTATGGTGAAGAAGgatagaagaaaagggaaaggaaagggACAGGATGAGAAAAGAATTTATGGGGTGAAGGGAAATGGAATTAAAGGGAGGGAAGGAAACAAAAAGGAAGATTTTTTAAGGTTGTCAGGCTTTGaactcaaatatttttgttagataacttttgtttgatttgagcTTCTGCACACATATGGTACATTTTGGGATCTGAGGATATTGACAATGGTACTATTGAACCATGGCCAAAAAGGAGGGTGCCCCAGACCCTCCTCCATTGGTGGCATTACTTGTGTTCTGCCTTTGAAACTCTATCTTGTATGCCATTTTCCTCTCCTCTTGTAAtgcctcatcttcttcttcatcttcgtCCCCGTCGTCTTCCTCATCATATTCATCTTCATTTACGTTTTCGCTGTCACCTTCCTCCATCTTATCATAGTCATCCACCATtaactgttgttgttgttgttgttgagtcCCCTGCTGTTTTGTCAGCTCCTTCACGATGTCTTCTGGCTTCAATATGAAAGCAAGAATCAGTAGGCATCAAATAAATGAGCATTGATTACTTCAGGCAATATAACTATATAACAGTACTATAAgttcgtttcttttcttttctttcttttttttgttgaacaAAACTAAGGTTTACCTTCTTTTCTGCTCCTTCATTTCCTTCTCCAAAGGGACTTCCTGCTAAACCTGTGTTGCTTGCTTGAACATCAACGCTAGCCCCGTTTTTGTTTTGTGATTCTGTGGCTTGTGTCTGTTGTGGCACTGCCTGCTGCATTGGAGGTGGCATTGGATCCAATTCTAAGCTCTCTTGAGGCTGATGCTGCTGTTTTTGTGGCCTATTTTGGCTGTCAAAGCCACTAGCGGAGGTGCTTCCCGCGGCACCACTACTGCTTCCAAGTATCTTTTTCCTATAAAGGGCATCGAGTTCATGAAAATAAGGGCAAGTCTTGGCGTCTTCTGGCCGTTTCTTATTACTTTCTTTAACTTTCTTGAAATACTTATTGATATTCTCCCATTTCTCTTTGCATCTTTTGGAACTTCTTTTATAGCCCAACCTTAGCATCCCTGCTGAGATTTCTTCCCAAAGTGGTCCCTTAGGCCCGGCTTCTTGGTATCTAGTTTCAAGCCCACTTCTCAACTTTATAAGTGCAAGAACTTCTGGCTTTGGCCATCTTGATGATGCTGGTTCGCTCCCACCACTTCCAAGTTCCAGTGGTGCTATTTGTTGTTCCGGGACCGCCATTACTATATCTGAAGAAATGGATGGTGGTTGGTGTGGATGATGAACTTGTTGGTGCTGCTGTTGTTGGTGATGTTGCTGTTGGGGTAGTTGCTTATTTTGTTGTGGTGTTACTTGTGACAGTGGCATGGGTTGCGGTTGCAGTGGTGGTTGTGTTGAGACAGTGACCAATTGCGCTATTTGAACCTGCTGTGGCtgtgttggtggtggtggttgtgaAACTGGAGGAGCAATTGATACAGGCGTAGGCACATGAATAGTTTGGCCAGTAATTTTCTGTAGAAAGGCAACAATAGCTGCATCTCGACTAGCCGAAATAGACCGTTCTTGAGCCATAATCTCATGTTCACGACTCGATCTAGCCATTTCTTGTCTTTTCCAAGCTTCATCCCTTATCATCCTATCTTGTTCCCTCTTCTCAATCGCCTCCAAAAATCTCTGTTgcattgcctcttgcttttgcATAACCTGCTTCATTAGCCCCTCAAAAAACTCCATCATACGATGTGTTTCTCCTTTCGACGATGATAATGATGCCCTTTTACGTTTTCGACTTGTACCAGCACCCATGGCTGATGTTTGCCCTCCTAATATACCTTCATcctcgtcgtcgtcgtcgtcttcAGAActttgagaagaagaagactcaTTCCACGAGAAGCTGATTCCAACCGGGGCACCTGCAGCAGCTGTAGGCGCCACTGTTGCCCCCAAATCAGGAGGAAACATGGAACCAATATTTGAAGCTGGTTGAGGCACCTGAGAAGAAGGTGGAGGAGTTCTTATAGGCATAGGAATCCCAACAGAAACAGGAGCAACATCTAGGCTGCTTGTTGTTGCAGTGCCAATCAGCTGAGGAGCAACACCAGACACATTGCTGATGCTAGCAGAAACACCACCACCAGTATTCTGCAAAGCTTCAAGCTGGCTAAAGAACCTATAGCTTTTCCCATCTTGACG
This genomic interval from Populus alba chromosome 1, ASM523922v2, whole genome shotgun sequence contains the following:
- the LOC118049021 gene encoding trihelix transcription factor GTL1 isoform X1, translated to MQQGGGERGSSQSQYAVSQQLQQQGDMPLPPSTSAALATHMQLQQQQQQVVEEASPISSRPPATAATTSGGGVMNLDEFMRLSGGGGAEEDIAGEDADRTGGIASGNRWPRQETLALLQIRSEMDAAFRDATLKGPLWEDVSRKLAEMGYKRSAKKCKEKFENVHKYYKRTKDGRAGRQDGKSYRFFSQLEALQNTGGGVSASISNVSGVAPQLIGTATTSSLDVAPVSVGIPMPIRTPPPSSQVPQPASNIGSMFPPDLGATVAPTAAAGAPVGISFSWNESSSSQSSEDDDDDEDEGILGGQTSAMGAGTSRKRKRASLSSSKGETHRMMEFFEGLMKQVMQKQEAMQQRFLEAIEKREQDRMIRDEAWKRQEMARSSREHEIMAQERSISASRDAAIVAFLQKITGQTIHVPTPVSIAPPVSQPPPPTQPQQVQIAQLVTVSTQPPLQPQPMPLSQVTPQQNKQLPQQQHHQQQQHQQVHHPHQPPSISSDIVMAVPEQQIAPLELGSGGSEPASSRWPKPEVLALIKLRSGLETRYQEAGPKGPLWEEISAGMLRLGYKRSSKRCKEKWENINKYFKKVKESNKKRPEDAKTCPYFHELDALYRKKILGSSSGAAGSTSASGFDSQNRPQKQQHQPQESLELDPMPPPMQQAVPQQTQATESQNKNGASVDVQASNTGLAGSPFGEGNEGAEKKPEDIVKELTKQQGTQQQQQQQLMVDDYDKMEEGDSENVNEDEYDEEDDGDEDEEEDEALQEERKMAYKIEFQRQNTSNATNGGGSGAPSFLAMVQ
- the LOC118049021 gene encoding trihelix transcription factor GTL1 isoform X2, giving the protein MQQGGGERGSSQSQYAVSQQLQQQGDMPLPPSTSAALATHMQLQQQQQQVVEEASPISSRPPATAATTSGGGVMNLDEFMRLSGGGGAEEDIAGEDADRTGGIASGNRWPRQETLALLQIRSEMDAAFRDATLKGPLWEDVSRKLAEMGYKRSAKKCKEKFENVHKYYKRTKDGRAGRQDGKSYRFFSQLEALQNTGGGVSASISNVSGVAPQLIGTATTSSLDVAPVSVGIPMPIRTPPPSSQVPQPASNIGSMFPPDLGATVAPTAAAGAPVGISFSWNESSSSQSSEDDDDDEDEGILGGQTSAMGAGTSRKRKRASLSSSKGETHRMMEFFEGLMKQVMQKQEAMQQRFLEAIEKREQDRMIRDEAWKRQEMARSSREHEIMAQERSISASRDAAIVAFLQKITGQTIHVPTPVSIAPPVSQPPPPTQPQQVQIAQLVTVSTQPPLQPQPMPLSQVTPQQNKQLPQQQHHQQQQHQQVHHPHQPPSISSDIVMAVPEQQIAPLELGSGGSEPASSRWPKPEVLALIKLRSGLETRYQEAGPKGPLWEEISAGMLRLGYKRSSKRCKEKWENINKYFKKVKESNKKRPEDAKTCPYFHELDALYRKKILGSSSGAAGSTSASGFDSQNRPQKQQHQPQESLELDPMPPPMQQAVPQQTQATESQNKNGASVDVQASNTGLAGSPFGEGNEGAEKKKTS